Genomic window ([Eubacterium] hominis):
TATCTATTTGCTTTGGAAGATGGTTCCTTGATTGAAAGTGTACTGATGCAGTTTGATTATGGGAAGAGCATTTGTGTAACCAGCCAGGTCGGTTGTAATATGGCCTGTGCTTTTTGTGCAAGTGGACTAACGAAGAAAAAAAGAAATTTGACAAGTGGTGAAATGGTAGCGCAGGTGCTGTATGTACAACAGGATCTGGATAAAACGCAGGATCGTTTAAGTCATATCGTAGTCATGGGTACAGGTGAACCATTTGACAACTATGAAAATGTCATGAATTTTCTTTCAACGGTGAATCATGATCGTGGCTTAGGGATTGGTGCACGTCATATTACAATTTCCACATGTGGAGTTGTGCCTAAAATTTATGAATTCTCCAAAGAACATACCCAATACAATCTGGCAGTTTCTTTACATGCGCCTAACAATGAGTTGCGTAATGAGCTGATGCCAATAAATAAAGCATATCCTTTAGAAGAACTGATGAAGGCAATTCATCAATATGCAAGTGAAAACAATCGTCGTTTAACGTTTGAATATATCCTGTTAAAGGGTGTGAATGATCAAAAGGTACATGTGGATCAATTAGCGAAGTTAATGAAAGGTTTAAATGCCTATGTCAACCTGATTCCATATAACGCAGTGGATGAAAATGGTTTTAAAGGTGTAAAATATGAAGAAGCAATGGTATTCTATGATGCCCTGATGAAAAAAGGTGTGCGTTGTACCATTCGTAAAGAGCATGGCGCAGATATTGATGCGGCATGTGGACAGCTGCGTGTAAAACACTTAAGAAAAGAAAAAGAAATGGAGCGATGATGATGAAATATTACGGTGCCAGTCACCAGGGATTACGAAGAAAAAATAATCAAGATAGTTTATGTATTATGGAGAACGCTCATCATGCGCTGTTAGCAGTTGTCTGTGATGGCATCGGTGGTGGAAATGCTGGTGATGTTGCCAGTAAAATGGCGGTAGACCATATGAAAGAGGCTTTCTTATCCTGTAAAGAATTAAAAAATGATCAGGATGTGAAACGCTGGCTGGAAAAAGTGATTCAGGAAGCCAATGATATGGTGTTTACGCAATCTACACGGGATGAAAAATTAAAAGGAATGGGAACAACCATTGTGGGAGTGTTGACCCAGGAGGATAACACCTATATCTTTAATGCAGGAGATTCTCGTACATATGGACTGTATCAGGATGATTTCTTATGTTTGACAGAAGATCATTCCTATGTTGCGGATTTATTAAAGCGTGGAGAAGTAAGTGAAGAAGAAGCGGCAAAACATCCAAATCGCAATGTATTGATCAATGCATTGGGAATCTGGAACAGTATGCGTATTGATATCAATAAAATAAAAAACGACTGGTGTGCACTTTTGGTATGTAGTGATGGCTTGCATGGATATGTTCCAGAACATAACATTCAGTATGTTTTACAATCCAATCGTAATGTAAAAGATAAAGTAGATGCTTTAATTAAACTATCCTTAGATGCCGGTGGCTATGATAATGTCAGTGTCATCGTAATTGAAAAGGAGGATGGGGGAAATGAATAAGATGATTGCGGAACGCTATATGCTGGTCACTGCTTTGGGTGAAGGTGGTATGGCGGATGTTTATCTTGCGGTAGATACGATTTTAAACCGTGAAGTCGCAATAAAAATCTTGCGTGGGGAACTTGGAAAAGATCCAGTCGCATTGCTGCGTTTTCAAAGAGAAGCCAATGCGGTCAGTAAATTGAATCATCCCAATGTGGTGGATGTATATGATGTGGGAGAATATGAAGGCCGCCACTATATCGTTATGGAATATGTGAGAGGTAGAACATTAAAACAGTTGATTTCACAAAGAGGCGCTTTACAGGCAGATGAAGCAGTCAATATTATGATTCAGCTGACAAGTGCTGTTCAACATGCCCATGAAAACAATATTATTCATCGTGATATCAAACCACAAAATGTTTTGGTAAAAGATGATGGTACTGTAAAGATTACCGATTTTGGGATTGCTTTAGCACATGATGCTGTCCAATTGACACAGACCAATGCAGTTTTAGGCAGCGCGCATTATCTAGCACCTGAAACGACACGTGGAGAAACACCAACCAATCAGGTGGATATCTATGCACTTGGAATCGTGTTTTATGAATTATTGACAGGAAGTGTTCCTTTTAATGGAGATAATCCTGTACAGATTGCGATGAAACATTTACGTGAAGAAGTGCCAAGTGTAATTGAATTTAATCCAACAATTCCACAGTCGGTGGAAAACATTATCATAAAAGCAACCTTAAAAAATCGATCACTGCGTTATCAAAGCGCTGAGGAAATGCTGCATGATCTGGATTTATGTTTATTGCCACAATATCGTGATGTAAAAAAACTGGTTTTTGAAGAAGAACAAGATCCAACAATGGTTATGACATCCAAGAAACAGGTAACTGGTAAAAAAACGGTGAATAAAGCAAAACAAAAGATTGTGGAAATGGATGATGAAGATGATGAGGAAGAAATTCCACCACGTAAAAGTTATACCAAAGTTATCATCGTTGTATTACTGGCGTTGATCTGCATTGGTGTAACAGTGGCAATTTTATTACTATCAGGTGTATTCCATACAGAGAAAAGTTTTGAAGTACCTGATGTCTTGAATGTGACACAGCGTGATGCTACTCAGACTTTAAAGTTAAGTGGCTTTGATGCAGAAAATATTACAGTCAAAGAAGAATTAAGTGATGATGTAGAAAAAGGCAAAGTGATTTCCATAAGTCCTGAAATAGGAGAACAAGCGAAAAAAGGAACGCATTTCACACTAACCATCAGCAAAGGTATTTACTTTGTGGTGGGTGATTATACAAATGAATTGTATGATGATGTAGTTGCTAAACTTTCAAAAGAAAATCCGAATCTGAAAGTGGAAGTGAATTATGAATATGCTGTGGATAAAAAAGCCGGATATATCACAAAACAGGAAGGACATCAAAAAGGCGATAAACTGGATCCTGATAAAACAGAAACCATCACCTTTACCGTTACCGCAAAACCAACCATGAAATTAGAGAATATCGTGGGAAGAAAAGTAGAAGATGTCACAAAAGAACTGGGCGAAAAAGGCTTTGTGGTTGTATCATCACCATTATCTACATCAGAACTAAGTGAAGAAGAATTGAAAACAATTAAGTACGATGTTGTCATCAGCTGTGATCCGGCAGAAGGCACACAATATACACAAGAGGGAGAGGCATATATCATGCTGTATTACTATCAGCCATGAAACAACAGGGAAGAATTATAAAGATCATATCTAATCAATATGAAGTATTAGATGAACAAGGCAATCGTCATTTATGCGTGGCGATGGGAAAACTTAGAAAACAATACGCACCTGTGGTAGGTGATATTGTGACCATAGAACATTTTTCTGATCAGATTGGGATACAAAAAATTCAAAAGCGTAAGAATGAATTAAAACGTCCAGCTATTGCCAATGTAGACCAGGCAATTATCGTGATGTCATGCAAGGATCCAGATTTTTCCACAACATTGATTGACCGTTTGATATTTCAGATTGCTTATGCCAATATTACACCGATTTTATGTATTACCAAGCTGGATTTAATTCGTGAAGATGATCCCATCCATCAGGAAATCGAAGATTATCGCAGAAGCGGATATCAGGTATATGAAAGTGGAAAAGGTTATGCTACAGAAGAATTATGTGCTGCCTTAAAAGGAAAAATTAGTGTATTGACTGGACAAAGTGGTGCTGGGAAAAGCTCTTTGTTGAATCGTATAGAACCAGATTTTAAACTTCAAACACAGGAAATCAGTAAAGCCTTGGGACGTGGAAAACATACTACACGTCATTGTGAACTACATGAAGTGGCACAAGGCTGGGTTGGAGATACACCAGGATTTTCTTCTATGGATTTTAGTTATATGGATGTCATGACTTTACAAGAATGTATTCCTGATTTTAAAGACTACTTGTATTCTTGTAAGTTTAATGATTGTATTCATATCAATGAACCCGGATGTAAGATACAGGAAGCAGTGGAAGCTGGGAAA
Coding sequences:
- the rsgA gene encoding ribosome small subunit-dependent GTPase A codes for the protein MKQQGRIIKIISNQYEVLDEQGNRHLCVAMGKLRKQYAPVVGDIVTIEHFSDQIGIQKIQKRKNELKRPAIANVDQAIIVMSCKDPDFSTTLIDRLIFQIAYANITPILCITKLDLIREDDPIHQEIEDYRRSGYQVYESGKGYATEELCAALKGKISVLTGQSGAGKSSLLNRIEPDFKLQTQEISKALGRGKHTTRHCELHEVAQGWVGDTPGFSSMDFSYMDVMTLQECIPDFKDYLYSCKFNDCIHINEPGCKIQEAVEAGKISKIRYEHYKEIVAMIKSGKPKY
- a CDS encoding Stp1/IreP family PP2C-type Ser/Thr phosphatase, which gives rise to MMMKYYGASHQGLRRKNNQDSLCIMENAHHALLAVVCDGIGGGNAGDVASKMAVDHMKEAFLSCKELKNDQDVKRWLEKVIQEANDMVFTQSTRDEKLKGMGTTIVGVLTQEDNTYIFNAGDSRTYGLYQDDFLCLTEDHSYVADLLKRGEVSEEEAAKHPNRNVLINALGIWNSMRIDINKIKNDWCALLVCSDGLHGYVPEHNIQYVLQSNRNVKDKVDALIKLSLDAGGYDNVSVIVIEKEDGGNE
- the pknB gene encoding Stk1 family PASTA domain-containing Ser/Thr kinase, which produces MGEMNKMIAERYMLVTALGEGGMADVYLAVDTILNREVAIKILRGELGKDPVALLRFQREANAVSKLNHPNVVDVYDVGEYEGRHYIVMEYVRGRTLKQLISQRGALQADEAVNIMIQLTSAVQHAHENNIIHRDIKPQNVLVKDDGTVKITDFGIALAHDAVQLTQTNAVLGSAHYLAPETTRGETPTNQVDIYALGIVFYELLTGSVPFNGDNPVQIAMKHLREEVPSVIEFNPTIPQSVENIIIKATLKNRSLRYQSAEEMLHDLDLCLLPQYRDVKKLVFEEEQDPTMVMTSKKQVTGKKTVNKAKQKIVEMDDEDDEEEIPPRKSYTKVIIVVLLALICIGVTVAILLLSGVFHTEKSFEVPDVLNVTQRDATQTLKLSGFDAENITVKEELSDDVEKGKVISISPEIGEQAKKGTHFTLTISKGIYFVVGDYTNELYDDVVAKLSKENPNLKVEVNYEYAVDKKAGYITKQEGHQKGDKLDPDKTETITFTVTAKPTMKLENIVGRKVEDVTKELGEKGFVVVSSPLSTSELSEEELKTIKYDVVISCDPAEGTQYTQEGEAYIMLYYYQP
- the rlmN gene encoding 23S rRNA (adenine(2503)-C(2))-methyltransferase RlmN, coding for MKSLYDFNYEEMSELALEHGWKKFRGHQIFQWLYRKRVTSIDDMSDLSKDTREVLKENYQLKPLELRDKQVSSDGTCKYLFALEDGSLIESVLMQFDYGKSICVTSQVGCNMACAFCASGLTKKKRNLTSGEMVAQVLYVQQDLDKTQDRLSHIVVMGTGEPFDNYENVMNFLSTVNHDRGLGIGARHITISTCGVVPKIYEFSKEHTQYNLAVSLHAPNNELRNELMPINKAYPLEELMKAIHQYASENNRRLTFEYILLKGVNDQKVHVDQLAKLMKGLNAYVNLIPYNAVDENGFKGVKYEEAMVFYDALMKKGVRCTIRKEHGADIDAACGQLRVKHLRKEKEMER